The Theileria orientalis strain Shintoku DNA, chromosome 2, complete genome genome has a window encoding:
- a CDS encoding ubiquitin carboxyl-terminal hydrolase: MVFFSEHKSPKSSKESSGSVTPDKEKSQIEKGNLSYMLKNYLFISKNGSKTAVCKNEIKFCGLENKFNNCYCNVVIQSLYSYPEFRDRMMEFKKTGIGISSELGKLYSKCVSQPDYQSTKSFLRKICNTNDDFVLGDQQDAHEFLTYLLNVMIDEIREAEENVTKSKTSTHSKSRHKEKKEKRTWLNELVEGSVESETKCHECDSVTRMKEPFITLSLDIFENSNIKKCLDQYCDKEVLSGKNKFFCETCNKYCDASKKILFDVLPPILILHLKRFKYNIKPGSTMCNMYERLQYQVISSNEIELECNRKKRKVEYQLFSVILHIGTSPDYGHYINISELGGKWYRCDDVNILKLTDHHLEIGDETTSGSDASYILFYRVKE, from the exons ATGGTATTTTTTTCTGAACATAAGTCACCCAAAAGTTCAAAAGAAAGTTCCGGATCAGTAACTCCAGATAAGGAAAAATCACAGATCGAAAAAGGAAATCTGAGttatatgttaaaaaattatctATTCATTTCAAAAAATGGAAGTAAAACAGCGGTTTGTAAAAATGAGATTAAATTTTGCGGACTTGaaaacaagttcaacaacTGTTATTGCAATGTAGTCATACAATCATTGTATTCATATCCTGAATTCAGAGATAGGATGAtggaatttaaaaaaacaggA ATCGGAATCTCGTCAGAACTCGGTAAACTGTACAGCAAATGTGTTTCTCAGCCag aTTATCAATCAACGAAAAGTTTCCTTAGAAAAATATGCAACACCAACG ACGATTTCGTTCTGGGAGATCAACAAGACGCTCATGAGTTTTTAACATACTTGCTGAACGTGATGATAGATGAAATCAgagaagcagaagaaaACGTTACGAAGTCGAAGACATCCACACACAGTAAATCACGACATaaagagaagaaagaaaaaagaACATGGTTGAATGAGTTAGTGGAAGGCTCAGTAGAGTCGGAAACAAAATGCCACGAATGCGATAGCGTTACGAGAATGAAGGAACCGTTCATAACACTCTCATTggatatatttgaaaattcGAACATTAAAAAATGCTTAGACCAATACTGCGATAAGGAAGTCTTATCgggaaaaaataaattcttTTGCGAAACATGTAATAAGTATTGCGACGCCTCGAAAAAGATACTTTTCGACGTCCTGCCGCCAATACTGATCCTACACCTAAAGAGATTTAAGTACAACATAAAGCCAGGAAGcacaatgtgtaacatGTACGAAAGGCTGCAGTACCAGGTGATATCTTCTAACGAGATCGAACTGGAGTGTAACCGTAAAAAAAGGAAGGTCGAGTACCAACTGTTCTCTGTGATACTACACATAGGAACGTCGCCAGATTACGGgcattatataaacatatcGGAGCTAGGAGGGAAGTGGTACAGGTGCGACGACGTAAATATACTTAAACTGACGGACCATCACCTAGAAATAGGAGATGAGACGACATCGGGAAGCGACGCAAGCTATATTCTGTTCTATCGAGTAAAGGAATGA
- a CDS encoding replication licensing factor: MYREDTQTGSVIGTNTLYSQIQRNVSLNDIHINENEDAANVQDNNIARVFDYFLRSYVQQETYESEEDEDLEETVKDMFRYAKDRTKVIYYMKVACQLVLKESNSTEVLQVHLGHIMNWRYDDPDAPPNLNVQLYRYLVKNFLSRMQEPLEDVVQFLANELSNAFSRVPRKFYVQFLHEPTLVYPLKELKCNMLGELVCVRGQVTRVSDVKPELVRATFKCKTCGTVVGDVVQQFKYTTPTKCPSNNCLNSTDWELMMDHSFFCDWQKIRIQEVAQEAESGSMPCSMEVILRNKLVDTVNAGDRVQVSGSLIKVMRQGAKRFESFLLSQGITGIKGVGAKQLNHKLCFLATQVIVINQARSSPQFTEIEDKSFIAEDLLSIPGFEWIREVSRSRDTIDRLSKIIAPNVWGNYEIKKGLLLLLVGGVHKSSRDAKLRGDINMCIVGDPSTAKSQFLKFVESFAPRAVYTSGKGSTAAGLTAAVFRDRDNNDYVLEAGALIVSIHEAMEQQTISISKAGIQATLNARASVLAACNPRYGRYDTSKSFKENVNIPSPLLSRFDLLYTILDENNNQVNRQISEYVCNRYNQYTAKSSPQVVDLNLEREEERRRRARENMETELEGEEVEPVEVDYYKLSKWDEYTSPNYVNPNRRFATTNRVGKEGSNESGANGNTESASRRGVESQQESNVGEAEEEMTLDELRLYIELCKRLKPLMQDSAKHKLSDYYIELRNGDVGGGRRSMRMTVRQLESLVRLSEAVAKLKFSDFVTDEHVQIAYGVFKSSLLKLTNKSSVKLTFGNETARSSMETERSASAEETQEGASARRHGGEARAEDSELVSTIGLDLYNDISAVLLDKVSESELRGSLLANNELVEWYLEEVLLPRNEAEANEWNLKLQQIVHRLAFVDSKLLPSQLEGDPENIYRLRVHPNYFSHTHLFSRKQDQYAAKEGEAEQEEFMDEDEPEETERESQVSQQD; the protein is encoded by the exons atgtatagaGAAGATACACAGACAGGTTCCGTAATAGGAACTAACACGTTGTATAGCCAGATACAAAGAAACGTGTCCTTGAACGACATCCACATAAACGAAAACGAGGACGCAGCAAACGTGCAAGATAACAACATAGCACGTGTGTTTGATTATTTCTTGAGATCATACGTCCAGCAGGAAACATACGAGTcggaagaagatgaagatcTGGAGGAAACAGTGAAGGACATGTTTAGGTACGCAAAGGACCGTACGAAGGTAATCTACTACATGAAGGTGGCGTGCCAATTAGTGTTGAAGGAGTCGAACTCGACTGAAGTACTGCAGGTGCACCTGGGCCATATAATGAACTGGAGATACGACGACCCGGACGCTCCACCGAACCTGAATGTGCAGCTGTACAGATACCTGGTGAAAAACTTCCTAAG TAGGATGCAGGAGCCGCTGGAGGACGTAGTACAGTTCTTGGCAAATGAGCTGTCAAACGCATTCAGCAGAGTGCCGAGGAAGTTCTACGTGCAGTTCCTGCACGAGCCGACACTAGTTTATCC TCTAAAAGAATTGAAGTGTAACATGCTGGGAGAGTTGGTGTGCGTGAGAGGCCAAGTGACGAGAGTGTCAGACGTGAAGCCGGAGCTGGTGAGAGCAACCTTTAAATGTAAGACCTGCGGAACAGTAGTGGGAGACGTGGTCCAGCAGTTCAAGTACACGACGCCGACGAAGTGCCCAAGCAACAACTGCCTAAACAGCACAGATTGGGAGCTGATGATGGACCACTCGTTCTTCTGCGACTGgcaaaaaataagaatacaGGAAGTGGCACAAGAAGCAGAGTCAGGCTCGATGCCGTGCTCAATGGAAGTGATACTGAGAAATAAGCTGGTGGATACAGTAAACGCAGGAGACAGAGTGCAAGTGTCAGGGTCACTGATA AAGGTGATGAGGCAAGGAGCGAAGAGATTCGAGTCGTTCCTGCTCTCGCAAGGAATCACAGGAATCAAGGGAGTGGGAGCGAAGCAGCTGAACCACAAGCTGTGCTTCCTGGCAACGCAAGTGATCGTGATTAACCAGGCGAGATCAAGCCCACAATTCACGGAAATAGAAGATAAGTCGTTCATAGCGgaggacctgctgagcaTACCAGGCTTCGAGTGGATAAGAGAAGTGAGCAGAAGCAGAGACACAATAGACCGACTGAGTAAAATCATAGCGCCGAACGTCTGGGGAAACTATGAGATTAAAAAGGGgctcctgctgctgctggtgggAGGAGTGCACAAGAGCTCGAGAGACGCGAAGCTGCGAGGAGACATTAACATGTGCATAGTGGGAGACCCGTCGACAGCAAAGAGCCAGTTCCTTAAGTTCGTGGAAAGCTTCGCGCCGAGAGCAGTGTACACGAGCGGAAAGGGCTCGACAGCAGCAGGACTGACAGCAGCAGTCTTCAGAGACAGAGATAACAACGACTACGTGCTGGAAGCAGGAGCGCTGAT AGTGAGCATACACGAAGCAATGGAGCAGCAGACAATAAGCATCAGCAAGGCAGGAATACAGGCGACACTTAACGCAAGAGCGTCAGTGCTGGCAGCATGTAACCCGAGGTACGGAAGGTACGACACGAGCAAGAGCTTCAAGGAAAACGTAAACATCCCGTCGCCGCTGCTCTCGAGGTTCGACCTTTTGTACACGATTCTGGACGAAAACAATAACCAGGTTAACAGACAAATATCAGAGTACGTGTGTAACCGCTACAACCAGTACACGGCGAAGTCGTCGCCACAAGTGGTAGACCTGAACCTGGAGAGAGAAgaggaaagaagaagaagagcacGCGAAAATATGGAAACGGAGTTGGAAGGCGAAGAAGTAGAGCCGGTTGAAGTGGACTACTACAAGCTGAGTAAGTGGGACGAGTACACGAGTCCGAACTACGTTAACCCGAACAGAAGATTCGCAACGACGAACAGGGTAGGGAAGGAAGGGTCAAATGAGAGTGGCGCAAACGGAAACACAGAAAGCGCAAGCAGGAGAGGAGTAGAAAGTCAGCAGGAAAGTAACGTGGGAGAGGCTGAGGAGGAGATGACGCTGGACGAGCTGAGGCTGTACATAGAGCTGTGCAAGCGCCTGAAGCCGCTGATGCAGGACAGCGCAAAGCACAAGCTTAGCGACTACTACATAGAGCTGCGCAACGGAGACGtgggaggaggaagaaggtcCATGCGCATGACAGTGCGACAGCTGGAGTCGCTGGTGCGCCTGAGCGAAGCAGTGGCGAAGCTCAAGTTCTCGGACTTCGTGACGGACGAACACGTGCAAATAGCATACGGAGTCTTCAAGTcgtcgctgctgaagctcACGAACAAGTCTAGCGTAAAGCTGACCTTCGGAAACGAAACAGCAAGGTCGAGCATGGAAACAGAAAGGTCAGCGTCAGCAGAGGAGACGCAGGAAGGAGCGTCGGCGAGGAGGCACGGAGGAGAGGCAAGAGCAGAGGACTCGGAGCTGGTCTCGACGATAGGGCTCGACCTGTACAACGACATCTCAGCAGTGCTCCTGGACAAGGTGAGCGAGAGCGAGCTGCGAGGGAGCCTGCTGGCGAACAACGAGCTCGTCGAGTGGTACCTCGAGGAGGTGCTCCTCCCTCGAAACGAGGCGGAGGCGAACGAGTGGAACCTGAAGCTGCAGCAAATCGTCCACAGGCTGGCCTTCGTGGactcgaagctgctgcCCTCGCAGCTGGAGGGGGACCCGGAGAACATCTACAGGCTGCGCGTGCACCCGAACTACTTCTCGCACACGCACCTCTTCTCAAGGAAGCAGGACCAGTACGCGGCGAAGGAGGGAGAGGCCGAGCAGGAGGAGTTCatggacgaggacgagCCCGAGGAGACGGAGCGGGAGTCCCAAGTGTCCCAGCAGGACTAG
- a CDS encoding uncharacterized protein (SMC protein, N-terminal domain containing protein) encodes MGESPSDSRQGRSPASHKRYKEHVRTIGAEFRDMNEPIRRLIIHKVVLNNFKSYGGETTIGPFHKRFTSIVGPNGSGKSNVIDAMLFVFGFRAKQIRFDKLSELIHNSKYYMVKNNGKPLQSMKVEMVISREVSSDNTSKYRLNGTVCTQKQISNALKSYGMDLYNNRFLILQGEVEQISQMKPKATKPDEEGLLEYLEDIIGTNQYLEQINQAFEKYEELQEQYQQFFNRTMVTQNEIQDMLPGKEEADSYLSKENLFHRYSYLLVKNELNDLKGDMDKMVEEVESIKENLKTHNEEIATVLEQKNEITKNLNKMESEIRKLTGKQKEYGEEFKKLCNKDEDLRMQLLHEVKKVEEKTKLIRSLTTKIPELENKSKELEETKRSLASETSELMQKLQVYEKELAPVQEKYDALKNELELIETNLQLIDKSVDEDKTRKMSLETDLSSTRITLQSNTENLKSLRGKIEGCEQKSKRILSDLMEVEKQISEKNTSLINARVTYESAKNEVGQNKFHSNIHDFVKRLSKSDGNIHGQFGDLVRVDEMFEKCFLAICGAYLEVFVVETPEVATKIFNQLRQNNLGKVTCIAVSIITSSTNKDSDVGRYGYLSKYVYPNTNDEKAEKVIKCIHHYTRDVIVVENIDEADEMARRTNKRVVTLNGEVIEKDGRITGGGLSKNLNKFKQSKQYNKEDINSIYNKMEEYERELKELKNRQSRLNIEKDQNELQIRELNFSLDATKRKINSDEEYLKELEASLASLNKNLQNEDNASELRHLKNKYYETERRKGEVYKQLSERKEKVDRCLKQVENVGGGALAASKAKVAHCEANLAQLRKVIEDLRDEYAVLAGESQKYSRDLTRLETDIQQHKIREKNLENQLDQLEEEASKINQELIEVNNQLNEMNAKHSELNENLQKMSAQIKEHDMLVLNLRNKQNASEKSISALKNLVKQKTDKLHESRKLYNSSSKTLRQSGEANELYNQTMKMDTLSIQPASIQDSTENLEQRMDEDDDSGEATGIGENKENKDVEMSEIDGPNLVHGHLDANDAMSTDDSLSKEKADDIDEFPGDVHGLNHKIQSLKNQLANVPNLSIIDSFIEKVNEFSKKKQKLLQLQNQRDEAKLLHENLSFKRKSEFLFNFEIIANKLKEIYQMITLGGDAELELVDATEPFTEGVLFSVRPVKKSWKQIYNLSGGEKTLSSLALVFALHHYKPNPVYFMDEIDAALDFRNVSIIAQSIKERTKDAQFIIISLRNQMFEMCNKMVGIYKTFDVTKSIPINPLMYQNKEENIKS; translated from the exons ATGGGCGAATCTCCGTCCGATAGTAGACAGGGTAGAAGCCCTGCTAGCCATAAAAGGTACAAGGAACATGTTAGGACCATTGGAGCTGAGTTCCGTGATATGAATGAGCCCATACGTAGGCTGATAATCCATAAAGTAGTGTTAAACAACTTTAAGAGTTACGGAGGAGAGACTACAATAGGCCCATTCCACAAAAGGTTCACCTCAATCGTTGGCCCGAACGGTTCGGGAAAGAGCAACGTCATCGACGCAATGCTCTTCGTCTTCGGCTTCAGGGCGAAGCAGATCAGATTTGATAAGCTATCCGAGCTGATTCACAATTCAAAGTACTACATGGTGAAGAATAACGGGAAGCCCCTGCAATCAATGAAGGT TGAAATGGTGATTTCCCGGGAGGTCTCGAGCGATAATACCTCTAAATATCGGTTAAACGGAACTGTGTGCACGCAGAAGCAGATTTCAAACGCACTGAAGAGCTACGGGATGGATTTGTATAACAACAGGTTTCTTATATTGCAGGGAGAAGTTGAGCAGATTTCGCAAATGAAACCGAAAGCAACTAAGCCTGACGAAGAAGGGCTgctggagtacctggaggacATCATTGGGACTAACCAGTACCTGGAGCAGATAAACCAGGCGTTTGAAAAGTACGAGGAGCTGCAGGAGCAGTACCAACAGTTCTTTAACAGGACTATGGTGACCCAAAATGAAATACAGGACATGCTTCCAGGAAAGGAGGAGGCGGATTCGTATTTGTCCAAGGAAAATCTGTTCCACAGATATAGTTATCTGTTGGTAAAGAATGAGTTGAATGACTTAAAAGGAGATATGGATAAGATGGTTGAAGAGGTGGAGTCAATCAAGGAAAATTTGAAGACACATAATGAAGAAATAGCAACAGTGCTGGAGCAGAAGAATGAAATTACTAAGAacttgaataaaatggagTCAGAAATAAGAAAATTGACAGGGAAGCAGAAAGAATACGGAgaagaatttaaaaaattatgtaaCAAAGATGAAGATTTGAGGATGCAGCTGTTACATGAGGTGAAAAAGGTAGAAGAGAAGACGAAGCTGATAAGGAGTCTGACAACGAAGATACCGGAACTTGAGAATAAGTCGAAG GAGTTGGAGGAGACGAAAAGGTCGCTCGCGTCAGAAACGAGTGAGTTGATGCAGAAGTTGCAAGTGTACgagaaggagctggcgcCGGTGCAGGAGAAGTACGATGCACTGAAGAATGAGTTGGAGCTGATTGAAACAAATCTGCAGCTGATAGATAAGAGCGTGGATGAGGATAAGACGCGTAAAATGTCCCTAGAAACTGACTTGAGTAGCACCAGAATAACTCTGCAGTCGAATACGGAAAACTTGAAAAGCCTGAGAGGGAAGATAGAAGGCTGTGAGCAGAAGTCGAAGAGGATACTATCAGACCTGATGGAGGTGGAAAAACAGATATCGGAGAAAAACACGAGTTTGATCAACGCGAGAGTCACCTACGAGAGTGCGAAGAACGAAGTGGGCCAGAATAAGTTCCACAGCAACATACACGACTTCGTTAAGAGGCTGTCAAAGTCGGACGGGAATATACACGGGCAGTTCGGAGACCTGGTGAGAGTGGACGAGATGTTCGAAAAGTGCTTTCTGGCAATATGCGGAGCGTATTTGGAGGTGTTCGTGGTGGAGACGCCAGAAGTGGCGACGAAGATATTTAACCAGCTCAGGCAGAATAACCTGGGAAAAGTAACCTGTATAGCAGTGTCGATCATCACAAGCAGCACCAACAAGGACTCTGACGTGGGCAGGTACGGTTACCTGAGTAAGTATGTGTACCCTAACACAAACGACGAAAAAGCTGAAAAGGTGATTAAATGCATACACCACTACACGAGGGATGTGATAGTGGTGGAGAACATAGACGAGGCTGACGAGATGGCGAGAAGAACGAACAAGAGAGTGGTGACGCTCAACGGAGAAGTAATTGAGAAGGATGGGAGAATAACAGGAGGAGGCCTGAGcaagaacctgaacaagTTTAAACAGAGTAAACAAT ACAACAAGGAGGACATCAATAGCATATATAATAAGATGGAGGAGTATGAGagggagctgaaggagctgaagaaccgCCAGTCCCGACTGAATATAGAAAAGGACCAGAATGAGTTGCAGATAAGAGAGTTGAACTTCTCACTAGACGcaacgaagaggaagatcaACTCAGATgaggagtacctgaaggagttgGAGGCGTCGCTCGCGTCGCTCAACAAAAATTTGCAAAACGAAGATAACGCGTCGGAGCTGAGGCACctgaaaaataagtattATGAAACCGAGAGGAGGAAGGGGGAGGTGTACAAGCAGCTCTCggagaggaaggagaaggtggaCAGGTGTCTAAAGCAGGTGGAAAACGtaggaggaggagcacTGGCAGCATCGAAGGCCAAAGTAGCGCACTGCGAAGCAAATTTGGCGCAGCTGAGGAAGGTGATAGAGGACCTGAGGGACGAGTACGCAGTCCTGGCGGGAGAGTCCCAAAAATACTCCAGGGACTTGACGAGGCTGGAAACTGACATCCAGCAGCATAAAATCAGGGAAAAGAACCTGGAGAATCAGTTGGACCAGCTGGAAGAGGAAGCGTCTAAGATTAACCAGGAGCTCATAGAAGTAAACAACCAACTCAATGAAATGAACGCGAAGCACTCGGAACTGAACGAAAACCTGCAGAAAATGTCTGCGCAGATAAAGGAGCACGACATGTTGGTGTTGAACCTGAGGAATAAGCAGAACGCCTCCGAAAAGTCGATATCAGCCTTGAAGAACCTGGTGAAACAGAAGACGGACAAGTTGCACGAGTCGAGGAAGCTATACAACTCATCATCGAAGACGCTGCGTCAAAGTGGCGAAGCGAATGAACTATACAACCAGACAATGAAGATGGATACGCTTTCGATACAGCCGGCAAGCATTCAGGATTCGACAGAGAACTTGGAGCAAAGAATGGACGAAGACGATGACTCGGGTGAAGCGACGGGTATTGGAGAAAACAAGGAAAACAAAGACGTTGAAATGAGTGAGATTGATGGCCCCAACCTGGTTCACGGACACCTGGACGCCAATGATGCAATGAGCACCGACGACTCACTAAGC aaggaaaaggcgGACGATATTGATGAGTTCCCGGGGGACGTGCATGGCCTGAACCACAAGATACAGTCTCTGAAGAATCAGCTGGCAAACGTACCAAACTTGTCGATCATTGACAGCTTTATCGAGAAGGTGAACGAGTtctcgaagaagaagcagaagctgctgcagttGCAGAATCAGCGGGACGaggcgaagctgctgcacgAGAACCTGTCGTTCAAGAGAAAGTCGGAGTTTCTGTTCAACTTTGAGATTATCGCAAACAAACTTAAGGAAATATACCAA ATGATAACACTGGGAGGAGATGCAGAGCTGGAGCTTGTTGACGCAACTGAGCCCTTTACGGAGGGTGTCCTGTTCTCAGTGAGGCCAGTGAAAAAGAGCTGGAAGCAGATATATAACTTGTCAG GTGGAGAAAAGACGCTCAGTTCGCTCGCCCTCGTGTTCGCTCTGCATCACTATAAGCCTAATCCCGTCTACTTCATGGACGAAATCGATGCAGCCCTCGACTTCAGGAACGTCTCCATCATTGCCCAGAGCATCAAGGAGCGGACCAAGGACGCCCAGTTCATAATCATATCGCTCAGAAACCAGATGTTTGagatgtgtaataaaatggTCGGGATTTACAAGACTTTTGACGTTACCAAGTCGATTCCCATTAACCCACTAATGTATCAGAATAAAGAGgaaaacattaaatctTAA